A genomic stretch from Pelotomaculum schinkii includes:
- the moaC gene encoding cyclic pyranopterin monophosphate synthase MoaC produces the protein MSELTHLDEQGQARMVEVGGKAVTHREAVARGEVAMRKETLELIVEGKAPKGEVFGVARIAGIMAAKKTSALIPLCHPLMISGVDVYFRPNYDRNTVEIEARVRVTGQTGVEMEALTAVSVAALAIYDMCKAADREMVIGAVRLVHKSGGKSGAFERKGEAAWS, from the coding sequence ATGAGCGAATTAACGCACCTGGATGAGCAGGGTCAGGCCAGGATGGTGGAGGTGGGAGGCAAGGCTGTCACCCACAGGGAAGCCGTTGCCCGCGGCGAGGTCGCCATGCGTAAAGAGACACTCGAATTAATTGTGGAGGGGAAGGCGCCAAAGGGAGAGGTCTTTGGGGTGGCCCGAATTGCCGGGATTATGGCTGCCAAAAAGACATCTGCCCTGATCCCCCTCTGTCATCCCCTGATGATAAGCGGGGTTGACGTTTATTTTCGACCCAATTATGACCGCAACACCGTTGAAATCGAAGCCAGGGTGCGGGTAACCGGACAGACCGGGGTGGAGATGGAGGCGCTGACTGCGGTGAGCGTGGCGGCGCTGGCTATATACGACATGTGTAAGGCTGCCGACCGTGAGATGGTCATCGGGGCGGTCAGGCTGGTCCATAAAAGCGGCGGTAAAAGCGGCGCCTTTGAGCGTAAGGGTGAGGCTGCATGGAGCTAG
- a CDS encoding MogA/MoaB family molybdenum cofactor biosynthesis protein has product MYKIGIITVSDKGSRGERTDESGPAIREMVGILGHVVSYKILPDDIDALKEAMVNMSDREKVELILTTGGTGLSQRDNTPEATLAVIEREVPGLPEAMRAESMKKTNRAMLTRAVAGVRKNTLIINLPGSVKGVRECLEVILPALPHALEILTGRGGECGVG; this is encoded by the coding sequence ATGTACAAAATTGGGATTATTACGGTTAGTGATAAAGGCTCCCGCGGCGAGCGGACGGATGAGAGCGGCCCGGCCATCCGTGAAATGGTTGGAATACTGGGCCATGTCGTCAGTTATAAAATACTGCCGGACGACATTGACGCCCTAAAAGAGGCGATGGTCAACATGTCCGACCGGGAGAAGGTAGAACTGATCCTGACTACCGGCGGCACGGGGTTAAGCCAGCGGGACAATACGCCTGAGGCCACTCTGGCCGTGATCGAGCGCGAGGTGCCGGGTTTACCCGAAGCCATGCGGGCGGAGAGCATGAAGAAGACCAACCGCGCCATGCTGACCAGGGCAGTGGCAGGGGTACGCAAAAACACCCTGATTATCAACCTGCCCGGCAGCGTCAAAGGAGTGCGCGAATGTCTGGAGGTCATCCTGCCGGCGCTGCCCCATGCCCTGGAAATCTTGACCGGCCGCGGCGGTGAGTGCGGTGTAGGTTAG
- the groES gene encoding co-chaperone GroES, whose translation MLIRPLGERVVVKATPTEERTKSGIVLPDTAKEKPQEGEVIAVGSGRLLETGQRVPIDLKVGDKILFSKYAGNEVKIDDVEYLIMREADILGVIE comes from the coding sequence ATGTTGATCAGACCATTAGGCGAACGGGTAGTTGTAAAAGCAACGCCCACCGAGGAAAGGACCAAAAGCGGCATCGTCCTTCCGGACACCGCAAAAGAAAAGCCCCAGGAAGGTGAAGTCATAGCGGTAGGCAGCGGCAGGCTTTTAGAAACTGGCCAGAGGGTGCCCATCGACCTGAAGGTCGGGGATAAGATCCTTTTCTCCAAGTACGCCGGCAACGAAGTGAAAATCGATGACGTTGAATATCTGATCATGCGTGAAGCCGACATCCTCGGCGTAATAGAGTAA